One Anolis carolinensis isolate JA03-04 chromosome 4, rAnoCar3.1.pri, whole genome shotgun sequence DNA window includes the following coding sequences:
- the LOC134298958 gene encoding nuclear transport factor 2-like, whose translation MAERPVWEQIGTSFIQLYYQQFDNNREQLGALYTDASCLSWEGQQFQGKSSIMEKLMRLPFQKIQHSITSQDHQPTPDNCILSMVVGQLKVDDDPVMGFHQLFVLKNINDKWVCSNDIFRLALYNYA comes from the exons ATGGCAGAGAGACCCGTCTGGGAGCAAATTGGAAccagttttatacagctgtattatCAACAGTTTGATAACAACAGGGAACAATTGGGAGCCCTTTAT ACAGATGCTTCGTGTTTGTCATGGGAAGGACAACAGTTCCAGGGAAAATCCTCAATTATGGAAAAATTGATG AGACTCCCTTTCCAAAAAATTCAGCACAGCATCACATCCCAAGATCATCAGCCAACTCCTGACAATTGTATTCTTAGTATGGTAGTGGGTCAGCTGAAG GTGGATGACGATCCAGTGATGGGATTTCATCagttgtttgtcctcaagaacaTTAATGATAAATGGGTTTGTTCCAATGACATCTTTCGGCTGGCTCTTTACAACTATGCTTAA